TATATGATGGATGAGCGCGGTTTACCACGCGACACGATGGATAGCTATAAGAATGTGATCCTGAACCTATATGGAACGAAAGGTGCTGATTGGCAGGCCCATCATGCGGCAAAGCAAAGCTATATCTCTTTTGCAATGGCTATGGCTGCAGCTGCCGAGCAGAGAGTTGATGCTACGCCTATGGAAGGTTTCACTCCTGAAAAACTGGATGAGCTGCTGAACTTAAACGGAAGTGGTTATAAAAGCACAGTGATATTGCCTTTGGGATATAGAGAAACGGAAAATGATTGGTTGGTGAATATGAAGAAGGTCCGCACTCCCAGGGAGGAATTTATCACTGAAATGACGATTGCCGATGCGGCCGATGTGGAAACTGGTGGGGGATTCGATCTGAACACTACTATTAAGAAATAAAAGTGTTATCGAAGTAAATAACCAGAGCCTTCAGAGCGATCTGAAGGCTTTCACTTTTTTTTGGGCTACCATGGACAGTGGCCATTGGTTATGATATTTTAGCGGAGTCACTGAAAGAAACACAAAAGGCTCAGCGACAACATTCAAATATAGTCATTCAGGAGCCAGCATTCAATAGGCCAAACACACTAAGTCCTGAGCAACTGAATTTTATCAGAGACTGCCAGTATCGTTCCCATTTTCTGACAGATTTTCTAACCGTTGGTTGATGATCGCCACAGACGGACTAATCACCTTATGAATCTGACAGGTCAATCAGCATATGGAAAACTTCCACCTGTTTATCATGGCAGGTCCTGGCTATTCTGAGGTGATTGACATCTTCATAATGTGAAGTCAGGTCCTCAAATCCCCTGGCTTTATCCATGGGGAATTTTAATTTGGTTTTCTTTATATCCTGCTGATATTTGCTCCAGATGGCATCAATGTTTTGTTGTTTACCGATATAATAAATAATCATGTAATACCGCTCAAGGTTTTTCGCATAGTCGAAGATTTTGATCATGTGACTCTGCGTAGTTCGGATATTTTTAGTTTCCAGATTAAGTGCCTCAATTAACGCAAAAGTAGTTCCGCCGCTTTCGATGGTAATATCAGTTTCCCCTGCATTTTTACCCGTAGCGGAATTTCCTTTTCTGGCCTGATCGGTAATGCTCCATCCCCAGATCTGGAACCTGAGCTTCAGTATCGCCAGCAACAAATCGCTGAATCGGTCTTCATGTTCAATTGTTTTTACCCCATGTATTTTATCACACAATACTTTAGATGCCTGAATGATTTCATTTAATACAAATTCATTCAACATTCTCCTGTCGTTAATCACCTCGGGAGTGACATGTGGAATTAACCTGGCCGGCAGATTTCTTATTTCTCCCAAATTGTTTCGGTATTTTCCCAGTACACTCTGGCTTACAGAGGAGTCTTTGAGCATTCTGATTTCTTTGGTCAGTTCATGACCGTTATTTTCCAGAAAATTGACGGCACTTCGCATATAGGAATGTGCCGTATCAAACATTTCTCTCCGGTTATAATTCTCATACACCATCATCAGTATTTCCTGATCATATAGAAAAGGTTTTGATAAGAGATTAATGGTCTGATCAAATTTGACATCGTCTTTCACCGCCACATAATAGTATAACTGATTTTTCGCGATGGGCTGTTTCAGCTTAGTCAGTTCATTTTTCCGGTCATCCGGCAGATCATTTAGGAATGTGTCCCATCGGTGCTGAGCGGCTATGAGCAGATCAGTGTCATTTTTATCCTGGGAGGCCTTTAGCACCTGGCCCCGGAACAGGTGATAGGCATACCTCACATTATGTTCATCATTGGACAGTAAGCTTTGAAGAGACTTGATCGCCACATCGTATTTCTTTTCATTATACAACTTATGCAAGGCGATAAAAAACGTCTTCAAGTTTCGAAGACTATGATCTTTTTTACCGCCTGAATAAGGTTTGACCGGAATTTCTATGGCAGCAAGTTTATGAGCGTCTTTTTCCTCTAAAGCCAGGATCAGATCAACGTTAAACAACAGATATTTGGTATACTGGTTGTGCGGGTCTCTCTTTTTAAAATGCGCCTGTATTTTCTCCATCAGGGGTTTCGCCAGCTGTCGGTGCGC
The DNA window shown above is from Chitinophaga agri and carries:
- a CDS encoding nitroreductase family protein, which translates into the protein MSLLEDLQWRYATKKMNGTKVSQEKLDYILEAARMAPSSSGLQQYKVIVISDKALLEKIQGIAYNQSQIMDCSHLLVWVAWDGYSDERISKVFNYMMDERGLPRDTMDSYKNVILNLYGTKGADWQAHHAAKQSYISFAMAMAAAAEQRVDATPMEGFTPEKLDELLNLNGSGYKSTVILPLGYRETENDWLVNMKKVRTPREEFITEMTIADAADVETGGGFDLNTTIKK